One region of Streptomyces sp. CG4 genomic DNA includes:
- a CDS encoding glycosyltransferase family 4 protein, with amino-acid sequence MRIFFLHGDPIPSPYANGVSVMRLCESFCTAGHDVTLYAYPGCIEVDDVYEYYGVRHRFPIRFITPPMFQRYPQLEKWAWAFRVRRDIRRHGVPDLMYGRNSRALLACSTLGPFVFEAHTVSGSRAELLTQRRLFASRNSAYVVTITEALKQDLLKAFPRLSNDHVVVAPSGHDPADGSGPATELPGRDHALKIGYVGHLYRGRGIDIISDVARLLPEHDFHVVGGTIRDLAYWTAQDHPGNLYFHGHQPPAALPSYYARFDLMLAPYQRRIGVFAGNANTAPWLSPNKVFEYMAHGKPMIVSDIPVLREVLVDRQNCLLCPPEDRQAWKAAITELVGDDSLRKALADEAKRQLMTRYTWRHRVDRVLLPTRLPHDPSDPSRRREDAG; translated from the coding sequence ATGCGGATATTCTTCCTGCACGGTGACCCTATTCCCTCACCTTACGCCAACGGCGTCTCGGTGATGCGGTTGTGTGAATCCTTCTGTACCGCAGGGCACGATGTCACGCTCTATGCGTATCCCGGGTGCATCGAGGTCGACGACGTCTACGAGTACTACGGGGTGCGGCACCGCTTTCCCATCCGGTTCATAACACCCCCGATGTTCCAGCGGTATCCACAACTCGAAAAGTGGGCCTGGGCCTTCCGGGTCCGCAGGGACATCCGGCGTCATGGGGTTCCTGACCTGATGTACGGAAGAAACTCCCGAGCCCTCCTCGCCTGCTCCACGCTGGGCCCCTTCGTCTTCGAGGCACACACGGTCAGTGGCAGCCGGGCCGAACTGCTCACACAGCGGCGCCTGTTCGCCAGCCGAAACTCCGCTTACGTCGTCACGATCACCGAGGCCCTCAAACAGGACCTTCTCAAGGCCTTCCCCAGACTTTCAAACGATCACGTAGTCGTGGCACCCAGCGGACACGATCCGGCGGACGGCTCCGGGCCTGCCACCGAACTGCCCGGCCGTGACCACGCGTTGAAGATCGGCTACGTGGGACACCTCTACCGGGGACGCGGCATTGACATCATCTCGGACGTCGCGCGTCTGCTGCCAGAACACGACTTCCACGTGGTCGGCGGAACCATCAGGGACCTCGCCTACTGGACGGCCCAGGATCACCCAGGGAACCTGTATTTCCACGGCCACCAACCGCCCGCCGCCCTACCGTCCTACTACGCGCGTTTCGACCTCATGCTCGCCCCTTACCAGCGGCGAATAGGCGTCTTTGCGGGAAACGCGAACACAGCCCCCTGGCTTTCGCCCAACAAGGTCTTCGAGTACATGGCACACGGAAAGCCGATGATCGTTTCCGATATTCCCGTCCTGCGGGAGGTTCTCGTGGACAGGCAGAACTGCCTCCTGTGCCCTCCTGAAGACCGCCAAGCCTGGAAGGCGGCGATCACCGAGTTGGTCGGCGACGACAGCCTTCGCAAGGCACTGGCCGACGAGGCCAAGCGTCAGCTCATGACCCGATACACCTGGCGGCACAGGGTGGATCGAGTACTGCTTCCCACGCGCTTACCCCATGACCCGAGTGACCCGAGCCGGCGCCGGGAAGACGCCGGCTGA
- a CDS encoding aldo/keto reductase gives MRYLSMGTSGLQVSAVGLGCNELGRSVGLDPARAVVSAALDAGITLFDTADVYGDSESVLGECLQGQRERIVLATKFGHRKMEMGYGPAAGAKGGRAYIRRAVESSLRRLRTDYIDLYQIHTPDPHTPIEETLAALTELVREGKVRYIGNSNFAGWQIAEAACAARSGGFEPFVSAQNHWSLLNRGSENEVVPAARHFGLGVLPYFPLANGLLTGKVRRGEAIPEGTRIAESAYQVTETRLDTVEALIAWGGKNGRSLLEIAVGGLAALPGCSSVIAGATRPEQVKANAAAGEWIPTDEELREILKLL, from the coding sequence ATGCGCTATCTCTCCATGGGCACTTCGGGGTTACAGGTCTCCGCGGTCGGCTTGGGATGCAATGAACTGGGGCGTTCTGTCGGGCTCGACCCGGCCCGTGCGGTGGTGAGTGCCGCGCTGGATGCCGGGATCACCCTTTTCGACACGGCCGACGTCTACGGAGACTCCGAGTCCGTGCTCGGCGAATGCCTTCAGGGGCAGCGGGAGCGCATCGTCCTGGCGACGAAGTTCGGGCATCGGAAAATGGAGATGGGGTACGGGCCCGCAGCCGGCGCCAAAGGGGGACGTGCTTACATTCGCCGCGCCGTCGAGTCGTCCCTCCGACGCCTCCGCACGGATTACATCGACCTCTACCAGATCCATACACCCGACCCGCACACTCCCATCGAGGAGACGCTCGCCGCTCTGACCGAGCTGGTCCGGGAAGGCAAGGTCCGCTATATCGGGAATTCCAACTTCGCCGGCTGGCAGATCGCCGAAGCCGCGTGTGCCGCCCGTTCCGGAGGGTTCGAGCCGTTCGTGTCCGCGCAGAACCACTGGTCGCTGCTCAACCGGGGCAGCGAGAACGAAGTCGTCCCGGCCGCACGCCATTTCGGGCTCGGCGTGCTGCCGTACTTCCCGCTGGCGAACGGCTTGCTGACCGGGAAGGTGCGGCGTGGCGAGGCCATCCCGGAAGGGACCCGCATCGCGGAGAGCGCGTATCAGGTGACGGAGACGCGGCTCGACACCGTAGAGGCGTTGATCGCCTGGGGTGGGAAGAACGGTCGCAGCCTTCTGGAGATCGCGGTCGGCGGCCTTGCCGCGCTCCCCGGCTGCAGTTCGGTGATCGCGGGGGCCACGAGGCCGGAACAGGTGAAGGCGAACGCGGCGGCCGGGGAGTGGATTCCCACCGACGAAGAGCTGAGGGAGATTCTGAAGCTGCTGTAG
- a CDS encoding DUF6204 family protein — MSTRTFRITVRGAFAGLTDAQRATLLAEAAEHDVLRAAFTPEGTLTYDIAARPAFVFRFADTGEEEADILEATERAETAAQAWLTEHGYGFTNLRSTAEDLSQAPMGKRQRRAARSNGV, encoded by the coding sequence ATGAGTACTCGCACTTTCCGGATCACCGTCCGCGGCGCCTTCGCCGGCCTCACCGACGCTCAGCGGGCCACACTGCTGGCCGAGGCCGCCGAACACGACGTGCTGCGCGCCGCGTTCACGCCCGAGGGCACCCTCACCTACGACATCGCCGCCCGGCCGGCCTTCGTCTTCCGCTTCGCCGACACCGGGGAGGAAGAGGCGGACATCCTGGAGGCGACCGAACGGGCCGAGACCGCGGCGCAGGCCTGGCTCACCGAGCACGGCTACGGCTTCACCAACCTCCGCTCCACCGCCGAGGACCTCTCCCAGGCGCCGATGGGCAAGCGGCAGCGACGCGCGGCACGTTCCAACGGCGTATGA
- a CDS encoding MarR family winged helix-turn-helix transcriptional regulator → MSDTLDAALRLVRAQAALVRRFDSRLSGLHGVSLADFTLLLRLDEAPGGRMRRVDLAEALGLTASGVTRGLAPLERIGLVTREADARDARVAYASLTTTGRRLLAEMRATAEETAAEIFAAPSWNAEDTGLLSTLLTRLGGTGLAGR, encoded by the coding sequence ATGAGTGACACCCTGGACGCGGCGCTGCGCCTGGTACGGGCCCAGGCCGCGCTCGTGCGCCGCTTCGACTCCCGGCTGAGCGGCCTGCACGGCGTGAGCCTCGCCGACTTCACCCTGCTGCTCCGGCTGGACGAGGCGCCCGGCGGCCGGATGCGCCGGGTGGACCTCGCCGAGGCGCTGGGCCTGACGGCGTCCGGGGTCACCCGCGGGCTGGCTCCGCTGGAGCGGATCGGGCTGGTGACCCGCGAGGCGGATGCCCGGGACGCGCGCGTGGCCTACGCGTCGCTGACCACGACCGGCCGGCGACTGCTGGCGGAGATGCGCGCCACGGCCGAGGAGACCGCCGCCGAGATCTTCGCCGCACCGTCATGGAATGCCGAGGACACCGGCCTGCTGTCGACCCTGCTGACCCGCCTCGGCGGCACCGGCCTGGCCGGCCGCTGA
- a CDS encoding PP2C family serine/threonine-protein phosphatase, translating into MRYVAVSALSHPGLLRERNEDSLVVGPWTLCATVTESPQTLVFPLGTPLVVAVADGLGGHPGGDVASALVARRIASLGPALNSEDAVRDALSVCNRAVYEAAGGDEGGELAAMGTTVAGIVVHPDSLLVFNVGDSRVFADSPDGLRQVSVDDSPPLEPGQRTTSIVTQCLGGSRSYRAVRAHVSAEPLSSGGRYLICTDGLTDPVPQDLLDEVMREHDDGRAAFELWKAAIAAGGPDNITLAVVRVADAEAEA; encoded by the coding sequence ATGCGGTACGTGGCGGTGAGTGCGCTGAGCCATCCCGGGCTGCTCCGCGAACGGAACGAGGACAGTCTCGTGGTCGGGCCGTGGACGCTGTGCGCCACGGTGACGGAGAGTCCGCAGACCCTGGTCTTTCCGCTCGGCACGCCGCTGGTCGTCGCCGTCGCCGACGGGCTCGGTGGGCATCCCGGCGGGGACGTGGCCAGCGCCCTGGTGGCCCGCCGGATCGCATCCCTCGGACCCGCCTTGAACAGCGAGGACGCCGTGCGGGACGCCTTGAGCGTCTGTAATCGGGCGGTGTACGAGGCCGCCGGCGGCGACGAGGGCGGTGAGCTGGCGGCCATGGGGACGACGGTCGCCGGCATCGTCGTACACCCCGACTCCCTGCTGGTGTTCAACGTGGGCGACAGCCGGGTCTTCGCGGATTCCCCGGACGGGCTGCGCCAGGTGAGCGTCGACGACAGTCCGCCGCTCGAACCCGGGCAGCGCACCACGTCCATCGTCACCCAGTGCCTGGGCGGCAGCCGCTCGTACCGCGCCGTCCGCGCCCATGTGTCGGCCGAGCCCCTGTCCTCCGGCGGCCGTTATCTGATCTGCACCGACGGCCTGACCGATCCGGTGCCGCAGGATCTGCTCGACGAGGTGATGCGGGAGCACGACGACGGCCGGGCGGCCTTCGAGCTGTGGAAGGCGGCCATCGCGGCGGGCGGTCCCGACAACATCACGCTGGCGGTCGTACGCGTCGCGGACGCGGAAGCGGAAGCATAG
- a CDS encoding TauD/TfdA dioxygenase family protein → MAEVVSKTDVRRIAGKIGAEIRGVDLRALDEYGADTMGEIRAALLRHKVIFFPGQHLDHAEHVTFARRFGEVTRLPGSKHGTHPEGFPEILVVDPDVNDARHGLRFEERLHRKSARHDSGWHVDIAAVVNPPAISVLRCEVATECGGDTQWTNLVAAYEGLSRPLRQLADGLRAEHALHAGVRLLFSDEEDLEIIRKRARETLMSLHPVVRVHPETGERALFLPPASVSHLTELLPWESDGVLDILFAHLSRPEYTVRHHWAPGDVAVWDNRAVAHLQPADLHYTDYRRRMYRVLVLGDRPVGPDGFTSESVRGEPLTSFSGPEESGNPGG, encoded by the coding sequence GTGGCCGAGGTAGTGTCCAAGACTGACGTACGCCGCATCGCGGGGAAAATCGGGGCGGAAATTCGAGGCGTCGATCTGCGGGCGCTGGACGAGTACGGGGCCGACACCATGGGAGAGATCCGTGCCGCCCTGCTCCGTCACAAAGTGATCTTCTTTCCTGGCCAGCACCTGGACCACGCCGAGCATGTGACGTTTGCACGTCGTTTCGGCGAGGTGACCCGCCTTCCGGGCTCGAAGCACGGCACGCACCCGGAAGGGTTCCCGGAGATCCTTGTCGTCGACCCGGATGTCAACGACGCCCGGCACGGCCTGAGATTCGAGGAGCGGCTGCATCGTAAGTCGGCACGTCATGACTCCGGTTGGCACGTGGACATTGCCGCCGTCGTGAATCCGCCGGCCATTTCGGTGCTCCGATGCGAAGTGGCCACGGAGTGCGGCGGCGACACCCAGTGGACCAACCTCGTCGCCGCCTATGAGGGTCTGTCCCGTCCGCTGCGGCAGTTGGCCGACGGCCTGCGGGCCGAGCACGCTCTGCACGCCGGGGTACGGCTGCTCTTCTCCGACGAAGAGGACCTGGAGATCATCCGCAAACGGGCCCGGGAGACGCTGATGTCCCTCCACCCCGTGGTGCGGGTACACCCGGAGACCGGGGAGAGGGCACTCTTCCTGCCACCGGCGTCCGTCTCCCACCTTACCGAACTGCTCCCCTGGGAGAGCGACGGCGTTCTCGACATCCTCTTCGCCCACCTCAGCCGTCCGGAATACACCGTGCGCCACCACTGGGCGCCCGGCGATGTCGCCGTGTGGGACAACCGCGCGGTGGCCCACCTCCAGCCCGCCGATCTCCACTACACCGACTACCGGCGCAGGATGTACCGGGTACTGGTCCTGGGGGACCGCCCCGTCGGGCCCGACGGTTTCACGTCCGAGTCCGTACGAGGCGAACCGCTCACGTCCTTCAGCGGACCCGAAGAGAGTGGAAACCCTGGCGGATGA
- a CDS encoding SRPBCC family protein, producing the protein MSTLELHVDVGVPVDKAWETLHLVENYPRFVQGVRDARKEAGGRAHLDVETGGPAREVEAEVSDRGERVMEWLTTSAPELTGSFSVQPIDQNHTRIQARLEYDPGSVRDAFGGPKGFAQTNAIERLVRSDLEHLKEYVERG; encoded by the coding sequence ATGAGCACCCTCGAGCTACACGTCGACGTAGGGGTTCCGGTCGACAAGGCCTGGGAGACGCTGCACCTGGTGGAGAACTATCCGCGTTTCGTGCAAGGAGTGCGGGACGCACGTAAGGAGGCGGGGGGCCGAGCACATCTGGACGTCGAGACGGGCGGCCCGGCCCGGGAGGTCGAGGCCGAGGTCAGCGACCGCGGTGAGCGGGTGATGGAGTGGCTCACCACGAGCGCCCCCGAGCTGACGGGCTCCTTCTCGGTCCAGCCGATCGACCAGAACCACACCCGGATCCAGGCACGGCTGGAGTACGACCCGGGCTCGGTCCGGGACGCCTTCGGCGGGCCGAAGGGCTTCGCCCAGACGAACGCGATCGAACGGCTCGTCCGCAGTGATCTGGAGCACTTGAAGGAGTACGTGGAACGAGGCTGA
- a CDS encoding protein-L-isoaspartate O-methyltransferase, producing MNAVPGKPDDLVRALAVAGIRDERLLEAVRTTPRADFVPAGQVSFAYRDVAVAIGQGQVTTQPSLSALMIEGLRLAGSEHVLEVGTGLGFQTALLARLAADVVSIEIRPDIARQARGNLARQDVRNVELRVGDGSGGVPDRAPYDAVLVSAAFPEVPAPLAAQVRPGGRLVQPIGPGGSEQVVCFERTASGLVRLRVLTPACFVRLQGRYGFPPDETV from the coding sequence ATGAACGCCGTGCCTGGCAAGCCGGACGATCTCGTGCGGGCCCTCGCCGTCGCCGGGATCAGGGACGAACGCCTGCTCGAAGCCGTGCGGACGACGCCCCGGGCGGACTTCGTCCCCGCCGGTCAGGTGTCCTTCGCCTACCGGGACGTCGCCGTCGCGATCGGGCAGGGGCAGGTCACCACGCAGCCTTCGCTGTCCGCCCTGATGATCGAGGGCTTGAGGCTGGCCGGATCCGAGCATGTCCTGGAGGTCGGGACGGGTCTCGGCTTCCAGACCGCGCTGCTCGCCCGGCTGGCCGCGGACGTGGTCAGCATCGAGATACGGCCGGACATCGCCCGCCAGGCACGCGGGAACCTCGCACGTCAGGACGTGCGGAACGTGGAGCTCCGGGTCGGCGACGGCAGCGGGGGCGTGCCGGACCGTGCCCCGTACGACGCCGTTCTCGTGTCGGCCGCGTTCCCGGAGGTGCCGGCGCCGCTGGCCGCCCAGGTGAGGCCGGGCGGCCGCCTGGTCCAGCCGATCGGGCCGGGCGGGAGTGAACAGGTGGTGTGCTTCGAGCGCACCGCGTCGGGGCTGGTGCGGCTGCGGGTGCTGACTCCGGCCTGCTTCGTCCGGCTGCAGGGGCGATACGGCTTCCCGCCGGACGAGACGGTGTGA
- a CDS encoding Gfo/Idh/MocA family oxidoreductase encodes MRQVVLPGPGRCEIIEQDEPPGGPGHVVVDVGVSVLSPGTERAILLDRPTAGSRFPEFPGYMAAGTVRSGPGLPAGTRVAVRHARHADVAVVPTRYVRAVPDHVRPADAAVWQLALTALHGLETGGQCAGEPVTVVGQGLLGVITRRLAAACGAPQVRAVSASTAKTWTSRTEPFTVFAEPGRFDGGTPLVLDVTDSGPGLAVAIAAAADGGRVVLLGSPRAEQADVPLQQLHDRLLHLRGTHVSQLTEADEERLGDLFFTLLEQRRFTVRDVLSDYPAHKAPEVYRRLAADRAFISAALHWDAPRPAPSRHALSVRPMRFGLLGCGDIGIENARALAAADEAELTACHDPVAELAEETAARFGGRPETSVSALLARPDVDVVVVATPHDTHEPLLTQALAAGKHVLLEKPVAEDLVPARRMAALAEGSRLRTGVLFPTRTDPRFCRARAAIAAGEIGDPLGVCGTYFTDKPADYFRSGISGRVSTTWRLSKDRAGGGFLIMNLIHQIDAVRALIGREPDRVYAETAPSTTAAAPGIEDVVSLVLRFGTVVATLIGSASVTGGRGMRTRIWGEKGEVGLTPDYWLTHRGTPSPTHSPAEAAPTSIDLRTWAFTRFARAVHEGSPVDVSLADGLRTQAVVAAAYASARLGRAVSPARLLEGGAP; translated from the coding sequence ATGCGACAGGTGGTCCTACCCGGTCCCGGCCGGTGCGAGATCATCGAACAGGACGAGCCGCCGGGCGGGCCGGGGCACGTCGTGGTCGATGTCGGCGTGAGCGTGCTGTCACCCGGTACCGAACGCGCGATCCTGCTGGACCGTCCGACCGCCGGCTCCCGGTTCCCGGAATTCCCCGGCTACATGGCCGCCGGTACGGTGCGCAGCGGCCCGGGCCTTCCCGCGGGCACCCGGGTGGCGGTGCGCCATGCGCGCCACGCCGACGTGGCTGTCGTACCGACGCGCTATGTGCGCGCCGTGCCCGATCACGTCCGGCCGGCCGATGCCGCGGTGTGGCAGCTCGCCCTCACCGCCCTGCACGGCCTGGAAACCGGAGGGCAGTGCGCGGGCGAGCCGGTGACGGTGGTCGGCCAAGGCCTGCTCGGCGTCATCACTCGCCGCCTGGCGGCGGCCTGCGGCGCGCCGCAGGTGAGGGCGGTCTCCGCATCCACCGCCAAGACGTGGACCTCCAGAACGGAACCCTTCACCGTGTTCGCAGAACCCGGACGGTTCGACGGCGGCACCCCACTCGTCCTGGACGTCACTGACAGCGGCCCTGGCCTGGCCGTCGCCATCGCCGCGGCCGCGGACGGCGGCCGGGTGGTGCTGCTCGGCTCGCCGCGGGCGGAGCAGGCGGACGTGCCGCTGCAACAACTCCACGACCGCCTGCTGCACCTGCGCGGCACCCACGTCTCCCAGCTGACCGAGGCGGATGAGGAACGGCTCGGCGACCTCTTCTTCACCCTGCTGGAACAGCGCCGCTTCACCGTCAGGGACGTCCTGTCCGACTACCCGGCGCACAAAGCCCCGGAGGTCTACCGACGCCTCGCCGCCGATCGCGCCTTCATCAGCGCCGCGCTGCACTGGGACGCCCCGCGCCCCGCCCCGAGTCGGCACGCCCTCTCCGTGCGCCCGATGCGCTTCGGCCTGCTCGGCTGCGGCGACATCGGCATCGAGAACGCCCGGGCGCTCGCCGCAGCGGACGAGGCCGAACTGACCGCCTGCCATGACCCCGTCGCGGAGTTGGCCGAGGAGACCGCCGCCCGGTTCGGCGGCCGGCCGGAGACGTCCGTGTCGGCCCTGCTGGCGCGGCCCGATGTCGACGTGGTCGTCGTCGCCACCCCGCACGACACCCACGAGCCGCTGCTCACGCAGGCACTGGCCGCGGGCAAGCACGTCCTGCTGGAGAAGCCCGTCGCCGAGGACCTGGTTCCGGCGCGGCGGATGGCCGCGCTCGCGGAGGGCAGCCGGCTGCGCACCGGCGTCCTCTTCCCGACCCGCACCGACCCGAGGTTCTGCCGGGCCCGCGCGGCCATCGCGGCCGGGGAGATCGGCGACCCGCTCGGCGTCTGCGGCACATACTTCACGGACAAGCCCGCGGACTACTTCCGCAGCGGCATCAGCGGCCGCGTCTCCACCACCTGGCGCCTGTCGAAGGACCGCGCGGGCGGCGGCTTCCTCATCATGAACCTCATCCACCAGATCGACGCGGTCCGGGCACTCATCGGCCGGGAACCCGACCGCGTCTACGCGGAGACCGCCCCCTCGACGACGGCAGCGGCCCCCGGAATCGAGGACGTGGTCAGCCTCGTCCTGCGCTTCGGCACCGTGGTCGCCACCCTCATCGGCAGCGCCAGCGTGACCGGCGGCCGGGGCATGCGCACCCGGATCTGGGGAGAGAAGGGTGAGGTGGGGCTGACGCCGGACTACTGGCTCACCCACCGTGGGACGCCCAGCCCGACACACAGCCCTGCCGAGGCGGCGCCGACCTCGATCGACCTGCGCACCTGGGCGTTCACCCGCTTCGCGCGGGCGGTTCACGAGGGCTCGCCGGTGGATGTGAGCCTGGCCGACGGACTGCGCACCCAGGCGGTCGTGGCGGCCGCCTACGCCTCCGCGCGCCTCGGCCGCGCCGTCTCCCCGGCCCGTCTCCTCGAAGGCGGTGCGCCATGA
- a CDS encoding ATP-binding cassette domain-containing protein, protein MSKRYGRGDWILRDVDVEAPAGEVVAFTGGNGSGKSTLLRIAVGLSRPTHGRVTMRPPVVGYVPDRFSPNERMSAVDYLTHVGRVRGLTTSVASSRADRLLDRLALVGGKQAPLRSLSKGNAQKVALAQALLVDPGLLVLDEPWSGLDADAHGVLVEIMTEVADAGGTVIFTDHRESVTRAHATRSYRVSEGRVSLREPEPGPHGHRPCAEVVLTRNPGRHVPRDLVWEELDGVLEVSRTAAGVRIRAARETTDALLLTALRHGWSVERVEGTAVDLFAQGAATHGGTR, encoded by the coding sequence GTGAGCAAGCGCTACGGCCGTGGCGACTGGATTCTGCGCGATGTCGATGTCGAGGCCCCGGCGGGAGAAGTCGTGGCATTCACAGGGGGAAACGGTTCGGGGAAGTCGACACTGTTGCGGATCGCCGTGGGTCTGTCCCGGCCGACCCACGGCCGCGTGACCATGCGCCCGCCGGTCGTGGGATACGTACCCGACCGCTTTTCCCCGAACGAACGCATGTCGGCGGTGGACTACTTGACCCATGTGGGACGCGTGCGCGGGCTGACCACCTCGGTCGCCTCGTCGCGCGCGGACCGGCTGCTGGACAGGCTTGCGCTGGTGGGCGGTAAGCAGGCCCCGCTGCGCAGCCTGTCGAAGGGCAACGCCCAGAAGGTCGCGCTGGCCCAGGCCTTGTTGGTGGACCCCGGACTGCTCGTCCTCGACGAGCCGTGGTCGGGGCTGGACGCCGACGCCCATGGCGTCCTGGTCGAGATCATGACCGAGGTCGCCGACGCGGGCGGCACGGTGATCTTCACCGACCACCGCGAGTCGGTGACGCGGGCCCATGCCACCCGCAGCTACCGCGTCAGCGAGGGCCGGGTCTCGCTCCGCGAGCCGGAGCCAGGGCCGCATGGCCACCGGCCCTGCGCGGAGGTGGTCCTGACCAGGAACCCGGGCCGCCACGTGCCGCGGGACCTCGTCTGGGAGGAACTGGACGGTGTGCTGGAGGTGAGCCGCACGGCCGCGGGCGTCCGGATCAGAGCGGCCCGCGAGACCACCGACGCCCTGCTGCTCACCGCGCTGCGGCACGGCTGGTCCGTGGAGCGAGTGGAAGGGACGGCGGTGGACCTTTTCGCGCAGGGTGCCGCCACGCACGGAGGCACGCGGTGA
- a CDS encoding methyltransferase domain-containing protein yields MPEYRALKAWLTGHNSSGMVKRVIAWTLRKLDFDPRTITFVEHDCARLLARLRKRRRVPRPENSSGFRRIHLGCGDRRVPGWLNCDVSGSDFDIDLANGRLPFPDASVTVVVMQHVVEHLELRGQLIPLFRELHRVCTDDAVLWLSCPDLAKVCAAYTVDRGQALKEDRCRRWPDYSLGGAPVQQLINDLFQARGRHRNLFDLELLTWALGQAGFPAVEPVKEAELLAAHPEFPPRHDDEQSLYVRVRKSR; encoded by the coding sequence ATGCCCGAATACCGTGCCCTGAAGGCGTGGTTGACCGGGCATAATTCTTCAGGCATGGTAAAGCGCGTGATAGCTTGGACATTGCGCAAGCTGGATTTCGATCCCCGTACCATCACATTCGTCGAGCATGACTGTGCTCGCCTCCTCGCCCGGCTCAGAAAACGCCGCCGGGTGCCACGGCCGGAGAACTCCTCCGGATTTCGCAGAATCCATTTGGGCTGTGGTGACCGCCGCGTTCCGGGCTGGCTCAACTGCGATGTTTCCGGCTCGGATTTCGACATCGATCTGGCGAACGGACGGCTGCCGTTCCCGGACGCTTCGGTCACCGTCGTGGTGATGCAACACGTCGTCGAGCACCTCGAACTGCGCGGGCAGTTGATCCCCCTGTTCCGGGAGCTGCACCGGGTCTGTACGGACGACGCCGTGCTCTGGCTCTCCTGCCCGGATCTGGCCAAGGTCTGCGCCGCCTACACAGTGGACCGGGGACAGGCGCTGAAGGAGGACCGCTGCCGCCGCTGGCCGGACTACTCCCTCGGCGGCGCCCCCGTCCAGCAGCTCATCAACGACCTCTTCCAGGCCCGCGGCAGGCATCGCAACCTCTTCGACCTCGAACTGCTGACCTGGGCCCTCGGCCAGGCCGGCTTTCCCGCCGTGGAACCGGTCAAGGAGGCCGAACTGCTAGCCGCGCACCCGGAGTTCCCGCCCCGTCACGACGATGAGCAGTCGCTCTACGTGCGGGTGCGCAAGTCCCGGTAG